From Pyrenophora tritici-repentis strain M4 chromosome 1, whole genome shotgun sequence, the proteins below share one genomic window:
- a CDS encoding DUF1421 multi-domain protein, with amino-acid sequence MDNNQDHSQAMHSIKPELLIHKLDHLNGLPMFKAISPPKKKGNPIITRYPPPPGYRGPAQPQGPFGTSTFSTQSQTPQPGFPQAQAPPAYSQGGYPAPHGYPQGYGQPQPQAAGYSQPPYLQTQTSYQWPQSGYPPNPGYSQAPSYPPAQPYAPPQNSYQGYQSQPTVADPHQKVFGQNGAWPQQNAQAPYQPNPFNGLPPDPHATPTQATAHLATSHPHAPSAQPTSAVSDGSSSEKPQLFLAWDDWDFDFDGAIWPKSNEPVDPALSLGVITWHPAKQMTRALPSTFAEAEEESLKPPPEKLNNGDSVSMYFTAENSHEAFLNVRQTDEWEAIQDDPVFVVFTDEEMQNNLVTLEDCIAQRDRPDEPQDDERPDEDLEMRDATWDIMDNLEQALATNNGSTRSNLMRRETASPAQLSQDDILAKLGVTGAPKPPSNDPISLPFSASEVQPPVSLPEKPVVAPLPAKNPEPIAPPQRAQSYGGHRNNGYGPAQPRPYGSMSSSGNSRPPPPPPPPKEQQYDPWNAPQRTGHGLDGSRGSPALSEGSNHTMAGSDFGPENPTNGGQEETSAAPSLYRSDSSFSRKRSYEDADHEHERQRQQEDHTKRKRRSQVDAVYSRR; translated from the exons ATGGACAACAACCAGGACCACAGCCAGGCTATGCACAGTATCAAACCGGAGCTGCTTATCCACAAGCTGGACCACCTCAACGGGCTTCCCATGTTCA AAGCAATTTC ACCCCCCAAAAAGAAGGGAAACCCAATAATTACTCGTTATCCCCCTCCTCCAGGCTATCGTGGACCTGCGCAGCCTCAAGGTCCTTTTGGTACTAGTACTTTTTCTACTCAGAGTCAAACGCCGCAGCCTGGATTTCCACAGGCCCAGGCACCTCCAGCCTATTCACAAGGAGGTTATCCCGCTCCCCATGGTTATCCGCAGGGTTACGGTCAGCCACAACCTCAAGCCGCAGGTTATTCGCAGCCGCCGTATTTACAGACACAGACCAGTTATCAATGGCCGCAGTCAGGTTATCCGCCTAATCCAGGCTACTCGCAAGCTCCGAGCTATCCTCCCGCGCAACCTTATGCTCCGCCCCAAAACAGCTACCAAGGTTATCAGTCCCAACCAACTGTTGCCGACCCTCACCAAAAGGTCTTTGGCCAGAATGGAGCGTGGCCGCAGCAAAACGCGCAAGCACCATATCAGCCAAACCCCTTCAACGGATTGCCACCAGACCCTCATGCCACGCCTACTCAGGCGACAGCGCATCTTGCCACGTCACATCCCCATGCCCCATCCGCACAGCCCACCAGCGCCGTAAGTGATGGAAGTTCGAGCGAGAAGCCACAGTTGTTTCTCGCTTGGGATGACTGGGATTTCGACTTTGACGGCGCTATCTGGCCCAAGAGCAATGAGCCTGTCGATCCGGCACTCAGTCTTGGTGTGATTACCTGGCACCCTGCGAAGCAAATGACGCGTGCATTGCCATCGACCTTTGCTGAAGCTGAAGAAGAGTCTCTGAAGCCCCCGCCAGAGAAACTGAACAACGGAGATTCCGTGTCCATGTACTTTACGGCTGAGAATTCGCACGAGGCTTTCTTGAATGTTCGGCAAACGGATGAGTGGGAGGCAATTCAAGATGACCCTGTCTTTGTTGTTTTTACAGATGAGGAGATGCAAAATAATCTAGTGACTTTAGAAGACTGCATTGCGCAACGGGATCGTCCGGATGAGCCGCAAGACGACGAACGGCCGGATGAAGATCTAGAGATGCGCGATGCAACATGGGACATCATGGATAATCTTGAGCAAGCTCTTGCTACGAACAATGGATCTACAAGGTCCAATCTCATGAGGCGCGAGACAGCATCACCTGCACAACTTAGTCAGGATGATATTCTAGCCAAATTGGGCGTGACTGGGGCCCCGAAACCGCCCTCAAACGATCCGATATCTCTGCCTTTCTCGGCATCTGAAGTTCAACCGCCAGTATCGCTTCCCGAAAAGCCAGTAGTGGCTCCTCTCCCCGCCAAGAATCCCGAGCCTATCGCGCCGCCACAACGGGCCCAATCGTACGGTGGGCATCGCAATAACGGGTATGGACCTGCTCAGCCTCGTCCGTATGGCTCCATGTCATCTTCGGGCAACTCGAGGCCTCCGCCGCCACCACCTCCTCCAAAAGAGCAACAGTACGATCCTTGGAATGCACCCCAGCGTACCGGGCATGGTTTAGATGGCTCTAGAGGCAGCCCTGCATTATCTGAAGGAAGCAACCATACTATGGCTGGATCTGATTTCGGACCTGAGAACCCGACAAATGGAGGACAAGAAGAAACGTCTGCGGCACCTTCATTGTACCGGAGCGATAGTTCGTTTTCCCGGAAGAGAAGCTACGAAGATGCTGATCACGAACATGAGCGTCAGCGGCAGCAAGAGGACCACACCAAGCGGAAGAGGCGTTCTCAGGTTGATGCTGTCTACAG TCGCCGTTAA